A window of the Pseudodesulfovibrio sp. JC047 genome harbors these coding sequences:
- the rplP gene encoding 50S ribosomal protein L16, whose protein sequence is MLAPKRVKFRKRQKGRLRGKAQRGNSVSFGDIGLKALEHGKITAQQIESARVAIMRHIKRGGKVWIRIFPDFPVTSKPAEVRMGKGKGAPDGWVAPVKPGRIMYEVKGVDIELAKEALKRASYKLPIKTSIVVKEGL, encoded by the coding sequence ATGCTTGCTCCAAAAAGAGTAAAATTCAGAAAGCGGCAGAAAGGCCGCCTCAGAGGCAAGGCCCAACGGGGTAACAGTGTGTCCTTCGGCGATATCGGCCTGAAGGCATTGGAGCACGGAAAGATTACAGCCCAGCAAATCGAATCCGCCCGTGTCGCTATTATGCGGCACATCAAGCGCGGCGGTAAAGTCTGGATCCGCATCTTCCCTGATTTCCCCGTCACCTCCAAGCCCGCGGAAGTCCGCATGGGTAAGGGTAAAGGCGCTCCCGATGGTTGGGTTGCGCCGGTGAAACCGGGTCGTATTATGTACGAAGTTAAAGGTGTTGACATCGAGTTGGCCAAGGAAGCACTCAAGCGCGCTTCTTACAAGCTGCCGATCAAGACATCCATCGTTGTGAAGGAGGGTC
- the rpsC gene encoding 30S ribosomal protein S3: protein MGQKVHPYGFRLGYNKNWLSRWYSKKDYPAFVLQDDQVRKFVKKKLYQAGVARIEIERAGGKMRLIIHTARPGIVIGRKGVEIEKLREELRNKFQTEFTIEVNEIRRPEVEAQLVAENIAQQLERRIAFRRAMKRTVGLARKFGGEGIKVACAGRLAGAEIARAEWYRDGRVPLHTLRADIDYGFAEAATTYGVIGVKVWIFKGEILDKEVEQ, encoded by the coding sequence ATGGGACAGAAAGTACATCCTTACGGTTTTCGTCTGGGGTATAACAAGAACTGGCTGTCCCGCTGGTACAGCAAAAAGGACTATCCTGCGTTCGTTCTTCAGGACGACCAGGTACGCAAGTTCGTTAAGAAAAAATTGTATCAAGCTGGCGTTGCCCGTATCGAAATCGAGCGGGCCGGCGGCAAGATGCGCCTGATCATCCACACTGCACGTCCCGGTATTGTTATCGGTCGTAAAGGTGTCGAGATAGAAAAGTTGCGTGAAGAATTGCGCAACAAGTTTCAAACTGAATTCACCATTGAGGTCAACGAGATCCGTCGACCGGAGGTTGAAGCTCAGCTCGTAGCTGAGAACATTGCCCAGCAGCTTGAACGTCGAATTGCCTTCCGCCGTGCCATGAAGCGTACGGTGGGCCTTGCCAGGAAATTCGGTGGAGAGGGTATCAAGGTCGCATGTGCAGGTCGCCTGGCTGGCGCCGAAATCGCACGCGCCGAATGGTACCGTGATGGGCGTGTGCCTTTGCACACACTCCGTGCCGACATCGACTATGGTTTCGCCGAAGCAGCTACTACGTACGGCGTGATCGGAGTCAAGGTCTGGATTTTCAAGGGTGAGATTCTGGACAAAGAGGTAGAACAGTAA
- the rplV gene encoding 50S ribosomal protein L22, which produces MEAKAVSKFIRVSPRKTRLVAENIKGKGVEDALNILRFTPKKAAKILSKVLFSAISNAEQMPGVDVDSLIVDSVMVNEGPTWKRIQPRAMGRAYRIRKRTSHITIVVKEQ; this is translated from the coding sequence ATGGAAGCTAAAGCAGTCTCTAAATTCATCCGTGTATCTCCGCGCAAGACTCGTCTTGTTGCCGAGAATATTAAAGGCAAGGGCGTGGAAGACGCGCTCAACATTCTCCGGTTCACTCCGAAGAAAGCTGCCAAAATTCTCAGCAAGGTGCTCTTTTCCGCTATTTCCAATGCGGAACAGATGCCCGGCGTTGATGTTGATTCCCTGATCGTTGATTCGGTCATGGTTAACGAAGGTCCTACCTGGAAGCGTATCCAGCCGCGTGCCATGGGCCGCGCCTATCGCATCAGGAAGCGTACCAGCCACATTACAATCGTAGTGAAGGAACAGTAA
- the rpsS gene encoding 30S ribosomal protein S19, whose amino-acid sequence MPRSLKKGPFLDGHLIKKIQVAAENQDRRVIKTWSRRSTIVPEMVGMTFAVHNGRKFIPVFVTENMVGHKLGEFSPTRTYFGHLADKKK is encoded by the coding sequence ATGCCTAGATCTCTTAAAAAGGGTCCGTTCCTTGACGGGCACCTGATAAAGAAAATTCAAGTGGCTGCTGAAAATCAGGATCGCCGCGTGATCAAAACTTGGTCCCGCCGTTCCACGATCGTCCCTGAGATGGTCGGTATGACTTTCGCTGTCCATAATGGTCGTAAGTTCATCCCCGTGTTCGTTACCGAAAATATGGTCGGACACAAATTGGGTGAATTTTCCCCGACCCGTACTTACTTCGGCCATCTTGCCGATAAGAAGAAGTAG
- the rplB gene encoding 50S ribosomal protein L2 yields MATRKLKPTSPGRRFQTISDFAEITRTTPERSLTKGLTKKSGRNNNGRVTMRRRGGGHKTLYRLIDFKRNKVGVPATVAEIEYDPNRSARIALLHYVDGEKRYILAPVGLNQGDSIVAGEGADIKPGNAMDLTRIPTGTIVHNIELHPGKGGQFCRAAGTYAQLVAKEGKYALLRMPSGEVRKILATCCATVGQVGNIQHEKIKIGKAGRNRWLGRRPKVRGVAMNPIDHPLGGGEGRSSGGRHPVSPWGTPAKGYKTRNTKKASSKLIVKRRGQK; encoded by the coding sequence ATGGCAACCCGTAAGTTGAAGCCTACTTCTCCGGGTCGTCGGTTCCAGACGATCTCCGATTTCGCCGAGATCACCAGGACCACTCCCGAGAGGTCGTTGACAAAGGGCCTGACGAAAAAGTCTGGCCGTAATAATAATGGTCGTGTCACCATGCGCCGTCGCGGTGGAGGACACAAGACTCTGTACCGTCTCATTGATTTCAAACGCAACAAGGTTGGCGTTCCTGCCACGGTTGCCGAGATTGAATATGATCCGAATCGCAGCGCTCGTATTGCTCTTTTGCATTACGTCGATGGCGAGAAACGGTATATCCTGGCCCCTGTCGGCCTGAATCAGGGTGATTCCATCGTTGCTGGTGAAGGTGCTGACATCAAGCCCGGTAACGCCATGGACCTGACCCGGATTCCGACAGGTACCATCGTGCACAACATCGAACTGCATCCTGGAAAGGGTGGACAGTTCTGCCGTGCAGCCGGTACCTATGCACAGCTGGTCGCCAAAGAAGGCAAATATGCTCTTCTGCGGATGCCTTCTGGTGAGGTTCGCAAGATCCTGGCCACATGTTGTGCCACAGTCGGTCAGGTTGGAAATATTCAACATGAGAAAATCAAGATCGGTAAAGCTGGCCGTAACCGTTGGCTCGGTCGTCGCCCGAAAGTTCGTGGTGTGGCAATGAACCCGATCGATCACCCGTTGGGTGGTGGTGAAGGTCGTAGTTCCGGTGGTCGTCATCCGGTTTCCCCGTGGGGTACCCCGGCCAAGGGTTACAAGACCCGGAATACGAAGAAGGCTTCCTCGAAGCTCATCGTCAAACGCCGCGGCCAGAAGTAG
- the rplW gene encoding 50S ribosomal protein L23: MDYSQVLLKPVVSEKANDAKEQSNHVSFYVHPDSNKIEVKKAVETAFDVKVESVNIVRKKAMPRKKFGRSTGGRISGYKKAYVKLAVGDKIEIFEGV, encoded by the coding sequence ATGGATTATTCACAAGTTCTGCTCAAGCCCGTTGTTTCTGAAAAGGCCAACGATGCAAAAGAGCAATCCAATCACGTCTCTTTCTACGTCCACCCCGATTCCAACAAGATCGAGGTGAAGAAGGCCGTTGAGACAGCCTTCGACGTCAAAGTCGAGTCAGTGAATATTGTCCGGAAGAAAGCAATGCCCCGCAAGAAGTTTGGTCGTTCCACTGGTGGTCGGATTTCCGGCTACAAGAAGGCATACGTCAAGCTTGCTGTCGGTGACAAAATCGAAATATTCGAAGGAGTGTAA